One Ricinus communis isolate WT05 ecotype wild-type chromosome 1, ASM1957865v1, whole genome shotgun sequence DNA window includes the following coding sequences:
- the LOC8280957 gene encoding oil body-associated protein 1A → MSAQHPEVPGEPTPTRVNILERATATVQPFGPVKKIHQHLCAFHFYGDDMTRQVESHHYCAHQNEEMRQCLIYNNSEPDAHLIGVEYIISEGLFMTLPDEEKPLWHTHEFEVKSGILFMPGVPGPIQRQDHEKVCKTYGKSIHFWHVDKGDNLPLGIPQVMMSFTRDGQLNENLARDVENRYGISFEKEREKRAYMKGPDLGIHPLANGAGKGVKTLLREVDCKPIESVPRVFV, encoded by the exons ATGTCTGCTCAACACCCAGAAGTTCCCGGGGAGCCGACGCCAACCAGAGTGAACATCCTTGAGAGAGCCACAGCTACCGTTCAACCGTTTGGCCCCGTTAAGAAGATCCATCAGCACCTCTGCGC ATTCCATTTTTATGGAGATGACATGACTCGCCAAGTAGAATCCCACCACTACTGCGCGCACCAGAACGAGGAAATGCGACAATGTCTTATATACAACAATTCTGAGCCGGACGCTCATCTTATTGGGGTGGAGTACATCATATCTGAGGGCCTCTTTATGACTCTGCCGGACGAGGAGAAGCCGTTGTGGCATACCCATGAGTTTGAGGTGAAGAGTGGGATTTTATTCATGCCTGGAGTTCCTGGTCCGATACAGAGGCAGGATCATGAGAAAGTTTGCAAGACTTACGGCAAAAGCATCCACTTCTGGCATGTTGACAAGGGTGACAATCTCCCTCTTGGTATACCTCAAGTGATGATGTCCTTCACTAGGGACGGCCAGCTTAATGAGAACCTTGCTAGAG ATGTGGAGAATCGCTATGGGATATCTTTCGAGAAGGAGAGGGAGAAGAGAGCCTACATGAAAGGTCCTGATCTCGGAATACATCCACTGGCCAATGGTGCAGGAAAAGGGGTGAAGACTCTGCTGAGAGAGGTGGATTGCAAGCCTATAGAGTCTGTTCCAAGGGTGTTCGTGTGA